TCGTGAGCCAAAAGGGAATTGCCACGCTGGGGCCTCCGTGCACGGGTGGGTATGGGGATTGTGCCAGAACGGGTGCCCTCATGTAAAGGCCGGCTGAAGTTGAGGGGGAACGCGCTCGATGGTGCTGAGCAGGGGTGGGGCTTTTCGCGAGAAATTCAGTGGAAGCCCCGCGCGGTTCCGGGCCTCTACTCTTCGGGACAAACGTACTTCCGCAAGGTTTCGTTATGGCACACGAACCATCAACCGCGATCCTCGATCCGCTTCGGCGGCTCATTTCGCGACAAACGGGTAACGCACTCACCGACGCGCAGCTTCTGGAGAATTTCGTTTCGCGCCGCGAGGAGGCGTCGTTCGAGGTGCTCGTTTGGCGGCACGGGGCGATGGTCCTCGCGCTCGCTCAGCGCGTGCTCCGTGATTCGCACGCGGCGGAAGATGCGTTCCAGGCAACGTTTCTTGTGTTCGCGCGAAAGGCCAAGTCGATCGGCCGCGGCGAGGCGGTCGCGTGCTGGCTCTATAAGGTCGCGTACCGGATCGCCGTTCGCCTGCGCGCTCGGGCTGTGGAGCGGCAACTCGGAACCGAACCGGCGGACGAGTTCCCGGCTCCCGAAGTACCTACGGACGCCGAGTGGCGCGATCTGCGACCGGTTCTTGATGACGAGATCGCGCGCTTACCGGAGAAGTACCGCGCGCCGTTCGTTCTCTGCTATCTCGAAGGCCGCACCAACGAAGAGGCCGCAACACAACTCGGTTGCCCGAAGGGAACCGTGCTGTCGCGCCTCTCGCGCGGGCGCGAACGCTTGCGGGAGCGGCTCTCGCGCCGCGGAATCGCGCTCACGGCCAGCGCGCTGGCTGTCTCCATTTCTCGAAACGCAGCCACGGCGACCGTTCCACCAACTCTGGTGCCGACCGCAGTCAACGCCGCTATCCCGTTTGCGGCAGGGAAAGCGGTAAGTGAACTGGTTCCCGCACACGTCGCCGCTCTCACCGACGGAGTGTTACGCGCGATGACGTTCAGATACGTTAAGACCGCAGCGCTCGCTCTGGTGTCGCTTGTCGTGCTAGGGAGCGGGGTTACTTGGGCGGCCTTCGCCGGTGGTAACGCGCACGAATCGGGCGAGCCGCTGGTGCTGGTCGCGGAGTCGAACGGGCCGCCGACCGGGGAGGCCAAGGTCGTCCCGCCCGTCGAGCCTGAGCACCCCGCTCCGCCCATTCAGGGGCGAGTGACAGACATTGCGAAGGATGGGAAGTCAGTCACCATCACCAGCGTTGCGTATGAATGGTACGGCAGAAACCGCCTCCCAGAAGTCCCAGAACCAAGGGTGGTAGTGGTCAAATTGAGTGACAAAACGGTGGTGACATATCAAGACGTCGGTATGAATGGAGCAAAACTCACGAGAGGCTATTCGGCGTATGTCGAGTTTGTCGCGGGTGCAAAGGATGTTGCGGCCGCCATCTCGCTTACCGGGACAATGGAACGGCCGATGAACGGTGGCGCTGTCGGGCGTGTCGATACGGTCGCGGATGATGGGAAATCCTTCTCACTGGAGGTGCCCGGATATAGTTCCAATCCTGCGCTTACCCCTAATTCTTTCCTCCCTTACCATTTGGTCCCACCTCTTCAGCGCGATAGAGCGTCGAAGATCGACGTTCCCTTCGACGATAAGACGGTACTTTCATTCTCAGACGTTCCGAAGGGCGGGGCTAAAATTACCCCTAATTACCGCGTACAAGTGGTGTACGCGGACGATGGAAGAACCGCCGGCAAAGTGTACTTCGAGGGCCGACTGGACTCGAGTGGACGCGAAGCGAACCGTCCAGATGTTGCAAACACTGTCTGGGATGTCTGGCCCGGGCCTAACCTCGCACCGGTAGACGGGAAGCCATCAGATATCGCCGGCATTGTCATGCGTGTCGCCGACGGCAAAGCCATTGTGGTGGAAGTTCCTCCCAAACCATCGGCAGAAGCTCCGACGCGGGTTGCGGTCTACTTGACCGACAAGACCGCCGAAGTGTTCCGTGACGTACCGCTCGACGGTGCGAAAGCCGCACCGGGCATGCAAGCGCAAGTGTGGCTCGCGGACGGATCAAAGGACACCGCCGCGAAGGTGACGTACACCGGGACCACGCCCGATCGTTGGACGATCGTGACCGGGAAAGTCGTTACAGTGGCGAAGGATGGTAAATCGTTCACGGTAGAATCGCCTCCGCCCAAACGTGGTGACGCGGGCAAACGCACGGAGGTGAAACTCGTCTCGCTCACGAAAGTGACATTCAACGGGGTCGGGCCGGGAGAAGCCAAAGTGACGGAAGGGCTTAACGTTTACGCTCGGATGCTCGATGATTACCCGGACACGGCCGCCGGAATCACCTTCACGAAAGACGGCTTTACGCCCCGATAACTTGGGGTATTGGGAAACGTGATTAAACTGCGGGTAAGTGTTCGTTCCGTCACAGGCGGCGCGGACACCTGCCCGCACACTTTTTTGGCACATTCGGCGGCACTCGGGAGCGCAACTCGTTCCCGCGCTCGCGTTCCCCGCGTGTCAATGCCTATGATGACCCTATATGACCGACACTGTACTCATCGTGGACGACGAGGAATCCGTCCGCCGGACGTTCCAGGAGTGGCTCACGACCTCGATGCCGGACGCCCGCGTGTTCGCGGTCGCCGATTCCGAGTCGGCCCTCCGGATCGCGAACGAGCACGCCGTTGATCTCGCGGTTCTCGACTGGAACCTCGGGTCCGGGAGCGACGGGTTGCGCCTGCTCGAAGACCTCGTCGAGTTCCAACCGGACGTAGTCGCCATCCTCGTGACCGGGTTCGCGCACCAAGCGACGCCGCTCGACGCGCTCCGCATGGGCGTGCGCGACTACATCGATAAGAACCAGGACTTGAACCGCGAGACGTTCGTCGCGGCCATTCGCCGGCAACTCGATCGCATCCGCCCCGTCAAACAGCAGCGCGAACTGAACCACCGGCTCGCGACGTTCCGCGAGGCCGTCGAGAAGGTGCTGCCGATCGTACAAACGTCGGCCGCGTTCAACGACCCCGTACCGCTGCCGGCCGCGGTGAAGTCGCTCCTCCGGTTCGTGATTCGCGGGACGCGGGCCGTGGACGGGGCACTGATCGTGCGCCATACGGCGGCCGACGGTACCGAGTCGACTGTGGCTTACGGGGCCGACGGCGTCCCGCTCCCCGCGCCGCCGGTATCGTTCGGAAAATCGCTCGCCGCGAGTGTCATCAGTTTCCAGAAGCCGGTCGCGCTGGACGCATCCGACTCGGACGCGCTTGGTTCACTAGAACTGTTCCCGTTTGAAGCGAACCGTTCGTGTATCCTGGCCGCCCCGCTCCGCGTCGCGACGGATACAGTCGTGGTCGTGGAACTGTTCGATAAAGCGGCGCCCGGGTTCAGCGACGACGACCGGCGCCTCGTCATGTCCGCGGCCGAACTCGGAACAGACCTGCTGCGCCAGGCGGTCGCGGAGCGGCAAACACACAAACTGCTGTTCGATGCGGTCGATGCGGCACTCAAGGCGACCTCAGACTTTAGCACCGCGCCGGCTCCCGCCCCAGACACGAGCGCGCCGCTCTCTTCGGTCATGGCCAAGCTGAAGGAGGGACTGGGCGCGGACTCGAACGCGACCGCCCCGCCGGACACCACGCTGCGCCTAGTCGAAGCCGTGCGCGCCATCGCCGTGAAACACGGGCCGAGCGCGGTAGAGCACTGCGTCAGGGCGGTTAACGACCTCCGCGCACTCCTCGACGAAATCACCGGCAGCGCATGATTGAGAAGGGCACATTTGACGGAACGGCTACGATCAACGAGACCGAAGAGCGGTTCGTGTGCGAGCTGCGTCCTACCGAGGCTGTTCACCCCGTCCGGCACGCTTCCGGTTCGTTTTCTGCTGGAACTCTGATGATCGAAACGGCCCCCACAGTGTTCGACGAGATCTTCGCCCGGTTGACCCCGAACAGCATCTTCCAGGATGCCCGGGCCACCGGGGAAGGGATCGCCGTTGCCGTGATCGACTCCGGCGTGGAACGCGCCGTACTCGAAACGAAGTTCCGCGGCGCGGGCACGTCGATCCAGCGCATCGAGGGCGCGGTGTTCCGCCCGAGCGGGCCGCCGCTCGAGTACACTGGCCACCAG
This region of Gemmata massiliana genomic DNA includes:
- a CDS encoding RNA polymerase sigma factor, giving the protein MAHEPSTAILDPLRRLISRQTGNALTDAQLLENFVSRREEASFEVLVWRHGAMVLALAQRVLRDSHAAEDAFQATFLVFARKAKSIGRGEAVACWLYKVAYRIAVRLRARAVERQLGTEPADEFPAPEVPTDAEWRDLRPVLDDEIARLPEKYRAPFVLCYLEGRTNEEAATQLGCPKGTVLSRLSRGRERLRERLSRRGIALTASALAVSISRNAATATVPPTLVPTAVNAAIPFAAGKAVSELVPAHVAALTDGVLRAMTFRYVKTAALALVSLVVLGSGVTWAAFAGGNAHESGEPLVLVAESNGPPTGEAKVVPPVEPEHPAPPIQGRVTDIAKDGKSVTITSVAYEWYGRNRLPEVPEPRVVVVKLSDKTVVTYQDVGMNGAKLTRGYSAYVEFVAGAKDVAAAISLTGTMERPMNGGAVGRVDTVADDGKSFSLEVPGYSSNPALTPNSFLPYHLVPPLQRDRASKIDVPFDDKTVLSFSDVPKGGAKITPNYRVQVVYADDGRTAGKVYFEGRLDSSGREANRPDVANTVWDVWPGPNLAPVDGKPSDIAGIVMRVADGKAIVVEVPPKPSAEAPTRVAVYLTDKTAEVFRDVPLDGAKAAPGMQAQVWLADGSKDTAAKVTYTGTTPDRWTIVTGKVVTVAKDGKSFTVESPPPKRGDAGKRTEVKLVSLTKVTFNGVGPGEAKVTEGLNVYARMLDDYPDTAAGITFTKDGFTPR
- a CDS encoding response regulator, producing MTDTVLIVDDEESVRRTFQEWLTTSMPDARVFAVADSESALRIANEHAVDLAVLDWNLGSGSDGLRLLEDLVEFQPDVVAILVTGFAHQATPLDALRMGVRDYIDKNQDLNRETFVAAIRRQLDRIRPVKQQRELNHRLATFREAVEKVLPIVQTSAAFNDPVPLPAAVKSLLRFVIRGTRAVDGALIVRHTAADGTESTVAYGADGVPLPAPPVSFGKSLAASVISFQKPVALDASDSDALGSLELFPFEANRSCILAAPLRVATDTVVVVELFDKAAPGFSDDDRRLVMSAAELGTDLLRQAVAERQTHKLLFDAVDAALKATSDFSTAPAPAPDTSAPLSSVMAKLKEGLGADSNATAPPDTTLRLVEAVRAIAVKHGPSAVEHCVRAVNDLRALLDEITGSA